A stretch of Castanea sativa cultivar Marrone di Chiusa Pesio chromosome 2, ASM4071231v1 DNA encodes these proteins:
- the LOC142626257 gene encoding zinc finger BED domain-containing protein RICESLEEPER 2-like produces the protein MEADHENYQTNDVESDGDACGDECDHGSDHGDSHGCSSDGESSVNDDDFDFKQRNASQFLGLLTCARNVLPLEGMFMNMLQISDPVFKRVSFDSVQDDCLKLYKEMKENTEQLLGKFEGQIGLSVDILRCRKGYEYMCLKAHFIAEDWNLRNWVLNFRRINASWGDDCLVGAILKALKGWDIGNKIANITFLNYEGIDEVKDYVQEAKKLQFNGQLFRLYCCADIFKRMVQAAFEAIAGTISTIDDLMYFGKPSYLWDATYDRLKTAFEEKEEFGKEEYNDWDKPSADEWKKVEGICKLLESLYNAAKALFETKDATANIYLQNLREVRATLTKEANSSDSFIRAVAAEMHKKFEKYWKDMFLVLAIATVMDPRCKITYFEFSSSKYGGDDDTAEVSTVVMAIRSLYDDYSIQFPETENPVSNPTSDSGGEPSRQVKRERLSSDDSSNQLQDYQQFIESTSQPLKSELDIYLEEPVLPWTQDFNILSWWRAASPRYPILSRIARDYLPVPMSVSTSMDAFFTIEREISPRYASLRPDLMNAIMCTRSWFPDEFKSIIGSALGYEKMLEDMEFVEDLY, from the coding sequence GTGATGCTTGTGGTGATGAATGTGACCATGGTAGTGATCATGGTGATTCTCATGGATGCTCTTCGGATGGTGAAAGTAGCgttaatgatgatgattttgattttaagcAAAGAAATGCTAGCCAGTTTCTTGGACTTTTGACATGCGCTAGAAATGTGTTGCCTCTAGAGGGGATGTTTATGAATATGTTGCAGATCAGTGATCCAGTATTTAAGAGAGTGAGTTTTGATTCTGTACAAGATGACTGCTTGAAACTTTACAAGGAAATGAAAGAGAATACTGAACAACTATTGGGAAAATTTGAAGGGCAGATTGGCCTCTCAGTAGATATACTGAGATGTCGAAAGGGTTATGAGTACATGTGCCTCAAAGCCCATTTTATTGCTGAAGATTGGAATTTGAGGAATTGGGTTCTCAATTTTCGTCGTATAAATGCATCGTGGGGGGATGATTGCCTTGTTGGAGCTATTTTGAAGGCTCTAAAAGGCTGGGACATTGGGAACAAGATAGCCAATATTACATTTCTAAATTATGAAGGGATTGATGAGGTCAAAGATTATGTCCAAGAGGCAAAGAAGCTCCAATTTAATGGTCAGCTATTTCGTCTGTATTGCTGTGCTGATATTTTCAAACGTATGGTGCAGGCTGCATTTGAAGCAATAGCGGGGACAATTTCCACAATTGATGACCTAATGTACTTTGGGAAACCATCGTATCTGTGGGATGCTACATATGACAGGCTAAAGACGGCTTTTGAGGAGAAAGAAGAATTTGGCAAAGAAGAGTATAACGACTGGGACAAGCCATCTGCCGATGAGTGGAAGAAAGTTGAAGGAATTTGTAAACTCTTAGAGAGCTTATATAATGCAGCAAAAGCTCTTTTTGAAACAAAAGATGCAACGGCAAACATCTATCTCCAGAATCTTCGAGAGGTAAGGGCAACTTTGACCAAGGAAGCTAATTCATCAGACAGTTTTATTAGAGCTGTGGCTGCAGAAATGCATAAGAAGTTTGAGAAGTATTGGAAGGATATGTTCTTGGTGTTGGCAATTGCTACAGTGATGGATCCTCGGTGTAAGATTACGTACTTTGAGTTCTCATCCTCAAAATATGGTGGTGATGATGACACCGCCGAAGTTTCTACTGTGGTTATGGCCATTCGCAGTCTCTATGATGATTATAGTATCCAATTTCCTGAGACTGAAAATCCTGTGAGTAATCCTACTTCTGATTCAGGAGGTGAGCCCTCCAGGCAAGTTAAGCGAGAGCGTCTTAGTTCTGATGATAGTTCTAACCAGTTACAAGATTACCAGCAGTTCATTGAATCTACTAGTCAACCTCTGAAGTCGGAACTAGATATATATTTGGAAGAACCTGTCTTACCTTGGACCCAGGATTTTAACATATTGAGTTGGTGGAGAGCTGCAAGCCCAAGGTATCCTATCCTTTCCAGGATTGCTCGTGATTATTTGCCAGTTCCCATGTCTGTTTCTACTTCCATGGATGCATTTTTTaccattgaaagagaaattagTCCACGTTATGCTTCCTTAAGACCAGACTTGATGAATGCCATAATGTGTACTCGGAGTTGGTTCCCCGATGAATTCAAATCCATAATCGGTTCTGCGCTGGGATATGAGAAAATGCTGGAGGACATGGAATTTGTAGAAGATTTATATTAG